The following are encoded in a window of Pseudalgibacter alginicilyticus genomic DNA:
- a CDS encoding DoxX family protein produces the protein MVTIKSLNKWANKHSYLLIDFLRIAFGVFIFIKGISFMTNSLMLLQLFEPIKNWAGSMMAMHYVAPAHFIGGLLITSGLLTRWAIIAQLPILIGAIAINFVGEMNTTNLYIAIATILVCGFFLVYGSGKHSLDYYFKMQQ, from the coding sequence ATGGTAACAATAAAATCACTCAATAAATGGGCAAATAAACATTCCTATTTGCTGATTGATTTTTTACGTATTGCTTTTGGTGTTTTTATTTTTATAAAAGGGATTAGTTTTATGACCAATAGCCTCATGTTATTACAACTTTTTGAACCCATAAAAAATTGGGCTGGTAGCATGATGGCAATGCATTACGTGGCTCCAGCTCATTTTATTGGTGGACTTTTAATTACTTCTGGTTTATTAACACGTTGGGCAATCATAGCCCAACTACCCATTTTAATTGGAGCTATTGCTATAAATTTTGTAGGTGAAATGAACACAACAAACTTATACATAGCCATTGCTACTATATTGGTTTGTGGCTTTTTTTTAGTCTATGGTTCTGGCAAACATTCTTTAGATTATTACTTTAAAATGCAGCAGTAG